The nucleotide sequence CTGCCGGCGCCGGCAGGAACCAAGAAATGTGTCATCAGCTGCTCCTCCTGACTTCCCATTCCGCCCCACTCCCGACTACTTTCTCGACATGAACCAAATTGATTTGACCGGACAGCACGCGATTGTCACCGGTGGTGCGCGCGGGATTGGTTTCGCCATCGCTCAACGGCTCGTGAGTTCGGGAGCTCAGGTCAGTCTGTGGGATCTCGATCCGACCGCTTTGGCGTCGGCTCAGGAATGCCTCGGCGGCCCGAAAACCGCGCATACCGTGATCGTGAATCTCACCCAACCTGACGAGGTTACCGCCGCGGCTGCTGCCACGCACCAGCACTTCGGGTCGCTCCAGATCGTGGTGAACAACGCCGGGATTGCCGGGGTCAATAAGAAGACCTGGGAGCTGTCTACGGAGGAATGGCACGCGGTGCTCGATTTGGATCTGAACGGTGTCTTTTATGTCTGCCGCGCGACCATCCCGTATCTACTCCAGGGCGCGTATGGTCGGGTG is from Verrucomicrobiales bacterium and encodes:
- a CDS encoding SDR family oxidoreductase, which encodes MNQIDLTGQHAIVTGGARGIGFAIAQRLVSSGAQVSLWDLDPTALASAQECLGGPKTAHTVIVNLTQPDEVTAAAAATHQHFGSLQIVVNNAGIAGVNKKTWELSTEEWHAVLDLDLNGVFYVCRATIPYLLQGAYGRVVNIASVAGKEGNPNAAHYSSAKAGVIGLTKSLGKELATSGILVNCITPAVIETDILKQMTAQHIDYMRSKIPMNRFGQTTEAAALVAWLCSKDCSFSTGAVFDLSGGRATY